In one window of Juglans regia cultivar Chandler chromosome 3, Walnut 2.0, whole genome shotgun sequence DNA:
- the LOC109005257 gene encoding uncharacterized protein LOC109005257 isoform X1 encodes MLSFFRFMAFDPGDSSHNQVAHESSYSMLTAWQCDFYAGYGYDVIEEDALNEKSCIQVLRMLKTRADTEIDELEQDLVLLQSELACAEHEEWSELCCNALREKINCLDISLGSLRNTDESDIEVQLLMHVEPAERVHEIVRALLINYFPENNEQVVCYFHAEQPLHAIALDSSSNVTEHATYLLDENEMFSIIDSNISVKEETKESSITETCTGSNLSLKLQEKKTNDPEIIKPENTKAKDSNVDSLRLAAGHHNGKQMLEKNDVRSSQKGEAKEHSSTPNNTASQDLSLKPERKRKYNPEMIKPADTKIKNSCKDALPLVGQSNKKILGDSDLRTTSEEIEEHNSTQTVRDSILGSSSKLEGNRTDHGKEVKPAKTIGKDSSSDAIRNAAGCSPGKFELNVGGNLEVREDNSNAMHKIKILNSSSNPESKGGNLPKTAKPANAIGKSSSAEALRPATGLNRRKKGFGSESGAFRQAESAKSDLELKLSEFAVKIARRECIKGLKNAPTDKIESPDSSSRTECERKTPQRVMVQETGFIKTGDPSTSLLDLKDQRRQETTKLQLMERNSLAGDVPKAEAASDGKKSIFNFSLKLPKQKEKRKIGSDTPQVQERAFPAIGVLSNSSIGRSKSKQKFEVSTSDHSLNVEAAKRLGQRGQYEAKENSVAPVDCKSSVLVSQRKGKRTSKLPITEKIKDSTHVKMDLLNLPDNATDNGSEENLQIIKSYSDDSSAKALVPLPCKVLNLKDLTLIDLRAIAKKNKLTKYHKLRKHVLLELLADRLGCC; translated from the exons AT GTTGAGTTTCTTCAGATTCATGGCTTTTGATCCAGGGGACTCGTCCCATAATCAAG TCGCACATGAAAGCAGTTACAGTATGCTAACTGCATGGCAGTGTGACTTTTATGCTGGTTATGGTTATG ATGTGATAGAAGAAGATGCTTTGAATGAGAAATCTTGTATTCAAGTGCTAAGGATGTTGAAAACAAGGGCAGACACTGAAATTGATGAACTTGAGCAAGATCTTGTATTACTTCAAAGTGAACTAGCCTGTGCTGAGCACGAAGAATGGTCTGAATTATGTTGTAATGCTTTGAGAGAAAAGATTAATTGCCTTGATATTTCattagggagtttgaggaaCACTGATGAGAGTGATATTGAGGTTCAGTTGCTAATGCATGTAGAACCCGCTGAAAGAGTACATGAAATCGTGAGGGCTctacttataaattattttccagaAAATAATGAGCAG GTTGTTTGTTACTTCCATGCCGAACAGCCTCTGCATGCTATTGCCTTGGACTCCAGCTCAAATGTTACAGAACATGCCACTTACCTATTGGATGAGAATGAGATGTTTAGCATCATTGATTCAAATATCAGTGTAAAGGAGGAAACCAAGGAATCCAGTATTACCGAAACGTGCACTGGCTCAAATTTGTCTTTGAAACttcaagagaagaaaacaaatgatCCAGAGATAATTAAG CCTGAAAATACCAAGGCCAAAGATTCCAATGTTGATTCTTTAAGACTTGCAGCTGGCCACCACAACGGGAAGCAAATGTTGGAGAAGAATGATGTAAGAAGTTCTCAGAAGGGGGAGGCCAAAGAGCACTCTTCCACTCCCAACAACACAGCTAGTCAAGATTTGTCTTTGAAGCCTGAAAGGAAGAGGAAATATAACCCTGAAATGATTAAG CCAGCAGACACTAAAATCAAAAATTCATGTAAAGATGCTTTGCCACTTGTTGGCCAATCCAATAAGAAAATTTTGGGCGACTCTGATCTGAGAACCACAAGTGAGGAGATTGAAGAACACAATTCCACTCAAACGGTGCGTGATTCTATTTTGGGCTCATCATCCAAGCTTGAGGGAAATAGAACAGATCATGGTAAAGAGGTCAAG CCTGCAAAAACTATCGGGAAAGATTCCAGCTCTGATGCTATCAGGAATGCAGCTGGCTGCTCCCCTGGCAAATTTGAGTTGAATGTAGGTGGAAACCTGGAAGTTAGAGAAGACAATTCTAATGCTAtgcacaaaatcaaaatattaaattcatcttcaaatcctGAAAGCAAGGGAGGAAATCTTCCAAAAACAGCTAAG CCTGCAAACGCCATCGGTAAAAGCAGTAGCGCTGAGGCACTGAGGCCGGCTACTGGCCTcaatagaaggaaaaaaggcTTCGGTTCTGAATCAGGTGCTTTCAGACAGGCAGAAAGTGCAAAGTCTGATTTAGAGCTAAAACTAAGTGAATTTGCTGTGAAAATTGCACGCAGAGAGTGCATCAAAGGGTTAAAGAATGCTCCTACTGACAAGATTGAGTCTCCAGATTCATCTTCGAGGACAGAATGCGAGAGGAAAACTCCACAAAGAGTGATGGTACAAGAAACTGGTTTTATTAAAACTGGAGATCCATCAACTTCACTTTTAGATTTGAAAGATCAAAGGAGACAAGAAACAACGAAGCTGCAGCTGATGGAGAGGAACTCGCTAGCGGGAGATGTTCCTAAGGCAGAAGCTGCTAGTGATGGCAAGAagtcaatttttaatttttctttgaagctACCAAAGCAGAAGGAAAAGAGGAAGATTGGGTCAGATACACCACAGGTCCAAGAACGAGCTTTCCCTGCAATTGGAGTTCTTTCAAATTCTTCTATCGGAAGATCCAAGAGcaaacaaaaatttgaagtCAGCACCAGTGATCATTCTTTGAATGTGGAGGCCGCAAAGAGATTAGGTCAGCGAGGCCAGTACGAAGCTAAAGAGAACAGTGTTGCTCCTGTTGACTGCAAAAGTTCAGTTTTAGTGTCTCAGAGGAAAGGAAAGAGAACTTCAAAATTGCCAATCACGGAAAAGATCAAAGATTCAACTCATGTTAAGATGGACCTCTTAAATTTGCCCGATAATGCAACTGACAATGGAAGTGAGGAAAATCTTCAGATCATCAAGTCCTACTCTGATGATTCCAGTGCTAAGGCTTTGGTTCCGCTGCCTTGTAAAGTGCTGAACTTGAAGGATTTGACATTAATTGACCTGAGAGCCattgcaaagaaaaacaaattgacaAAATATCATAAGCTTCGGAAACATGTGCTGCTTGAACTATTAGCAGACCGACTGGGATGTTGCTGA
- the LOC109005257 gene encoding uncharacterized protein LOC109005257 isoform X2, giving the protein MAFDPGDSSHNQVAHESSYSMLTAWQCDFYAGYGYDVIEEDALNEKSCIQVLRMLKTRADTEIDELEQDLVLLQSELACAEHEEWSELCCNALREKINCLDISLGSLRNTDESDIEVQLLMHVEPAERVHEIVRALLINYFPENNEQVVCYFHAEQPLHAIALDSSSNVTEHATYLLDENEMFSIIDSNISVKEETKESSITETCTGSNLSLKLQEKKTNDPEIIKPENTKAKDSNVDSLRLAAGHHNGKQMLEKNDVRSSQKGEAKEHSSTPNNTASQDLSLKPERKRKYNPEMIKPADTKIKNSCKDALPLVGQSNKKILGDSDLRTTSEEIEEHNSTQTVRDSILGSSSKLEGNRTDHGKEVKPAKTIGKDSSSDAIRNAAGCSPGKFELNVGGNLEVREDNSNAMHKIKILNSSSNPESKGGNLPKTAKPANAIGKSSSAEALRPATGLNRRKKGFGSESGAFRQAESAKSDLELKLSEFAVKIARRECIKGLKNAPTDKIESPDSSSRTECERKTPQRVMVQETGFIKTGDPSTSLLDLKDQRRQETTKLQLMERNSLAGDVPKAEAASDGKKSIFNFSLKLPKQKEKRKIGSDTPQVQERAFPAIGVLSNSSIGRSKSKQKFEVSTSDHSLNVEAAKRLGQRGQYEAKENSVAPVDCKSSVLVSQRKGKRTSKLPITEKIKDSTHVKMDLLNLPDNATDNGSEENLQIIKSYSDDSSAKALVPLPCKVLNLKDLTLIDLRAIAKKNKLTKYHKLRKHVLLELLADRLGCC; this is encoded by the exons ATGGCTTTTGATCCAGGGGACTCGTCCCATAATCAAG TCGCACATGAAAGCAGTTACAGTATGCTAACTGCATGGCAGTGTGACTTTTATGCTGGTTATGGTTATG ATGTGATAGAAGAAGATGCTTTGAATGAGAAATCTTGTATTCAAGTGCTAAGGATGTTGAAAACAAGGGCAGACACTGAAATTGATGAACTTGAGCAAGATCTTGTATTACTTCAAAGTGAACTAGCCTGTGCTGAGCACGAAGAATGGTCTGAATTATGTTGTAATGCTTTGAGAGAAAAGATTAATTGCCTTGATATTTCattagggagtttgaggaaCACTGATGAGAGTGATATTGAGGTTCAGTTGCTAATGCATGTAGAACCCGCTGAAAGAGTACATGAAATCGTGAGGGCTctacttataaattattttccagaAAATAATGAGCAG GTTGTTTGTTACTTCCATGCCGAACAGCCTCTGCATGCTATTGCCTTGGACTCCAGCTCAAATGTTACAGAACATGCCACTTACCTATTGGATGAGAATGAGATGTTTAGCATCATTGATTCAAATATCAGTGTAAAGGAGGAAACCAAGGAATCCAGTATTACCGAAACGTGCACTGGCTCAAATTTGTCTTTGAAACttcaagagaagaaaacaaatgatCCAGAGATAATTAAG CCTGAAAATACCAAGGCCAAAGATTCCAATGTTGATTCTTTAAGACTTGCAGCTGGCCACCACAACGGGAAGCAAATGTTGGAGAAGAATGATGTAAGAAGTTCTCAGAAGGGGGAGGCCAAAGAGCACTCTTCCACTCCCAACAACACAGCTAGTCAAGATTTGTCTTTGAAGCCTGAAAGGAAGAGGAAATATAACCCTGAAATGATTAAG CCAGCAGACACTAAAATCAAAAATTCATGTAAAGATGCTTTGCCACTTGTTGGCCAATCCAATAAGAAAATTTTGGGCGACTCTGATCTGAGAACCACAAGTGAGGAGATTGAAGAACACAATTCCACTCAAACGGTGCGTGATTCTATTTTGGGCTCATCATCCAAGCTTGAGGGAAATAGAACAGATCATGGTAAAGAGGTCAAG CCTGCAAAAACTATCGGGAAAGATTCCAGCTCTGATGCTATCAGGAATGCAGCTGGCTGCTCCCCTGGCAAATTTGAGTTGAATGTAGGTGGAAACCTGGAAGTTAGAGAAGACAATTCTAATGCTAtgcacaaaatcaaaatattaaattcatcttcaaatcctGAAAGCAAGGGAGGAAATCTTCCAAAAACAGCTAAG CCTGCAAACGCCATCGGTAAAAGCAGTAGCGCTGAGGCACTGAGGCCGGCTACTGGCCTcaatagaaggaaaaaaggcTTCGGTTCTGAATCAGGTGCTTTCAGACAGGCAGAAAGTGCAAAGTCTGATTTAGAGCTAAAACTAAGTGAATTTGCTGTGAAAATTGCACGCAGAGAGTGCATCAAAGGGTTAAAGAATGCTCCTACTGACAAGATTGAGTCTCCAGATTCATCTTCGAGGACAGAATGCGAGAGGAAAACTCCACAAAGAGTGATGGTACAAGAAACTGGTTTTATTAAAACTGGAGATCCATCAACTTCACTTTTAGATTTGAAAGATCAAAGGAGACAAGAAACAACGAAGCTGCAGCTGATGGAGAGGAACTCGCTAGCGGGAGATGTTCCTAAGGCAGAAGCTGCTAGTGATGGCAAGAagtcaatttttaatttttctttgaagctACCAAAGCAGAAGGAAAAGAGGAAGATTGGGTCAGATACACCACAGGTCCAAGAACGAGCTTTCCCTGCAATTGGAGTTCTTTCAAATTCTTCTATCGGAAGATCCAAGAGcaaacaaaaatttgaagtCAGCACCAGTGATCATTCTTTGAATGTGGAGGCCGCAAAGAGATTAGGTCAGCGAGGCCAGTACGAAGCTAAAGAGAACAGTGTTGCTCCTGTTGACTGCAAAAGTTCAGTTTTAGTGTCTCAGAGGAAAGGAAAGAGAACTTCAAAATTGCCAATCACGGAAAAGATCAAAGATTCAACTCATGTTAAGATGGACCTCTTAAATTTGCCCGATAATGCAACTGACAATGGAAGTGAGGAAAATCTTCAGATCATCAAGTCCTACTCTGATGATTCCAGTGCTAAGGCTTTGGTTCCGCTGCCTTGTAAAGTGCTGAACTTGAAGGATTTGACATTAATTGACCTGAGAGCCattgcaaagaaaaacaaattgacaAAATATCATAAGCTTCGGAAACATGTGCTGCTTGAACTATTAGCAGACCGACTGGGATGTTGCTGA
- the LOC109005257 gene encoding uncharacterized protein LOC109005257 isoform X4 produces MLSFFRFMAFDPGDSSHNQVAHESSYSMLTAWQCDFYAGYGYDVIEEDALNEKSCIQVLRMLKTRADTEIDELEQDLVLLQSELACAEHEEWSELCCNALREKINCLDISLGSLRNTDESDIEVQLLMHVEPAERVHEIPLHAIALDSSSNVTEHATYLLDENEMFSIIDSNISVKEETKESSITETCTGSNLSLKLQEKKTNDPEIIKPENTKAKDSNVDSLRLAAGHHNGKQMLEKNDVRSSQKGEAKEHSSTPNNTASQDLSLKPERKRKYNPEMIKPADTKIKNSCKDALPLVGQSNKKILGDSDLRTTSEEIEEHNSTQTVRDSILGSSSKLEGNRTDHGKEVKPAKTIGKDSSSDAIRNAAGCSPGKFELNVGGNLEVREDNSNAMHKIKILNSSSNPESKGGNLPKTAKPANAIGKSSSAEALRPATGLNRRKKGFGSESGAFRQAESAKSDLELKLSEFAVKIARRECIKGLKNAPTDKIESPDSSSRTECERKTPQRVMVQETGFIKTGDPSTSLLDLKDQRRQETTKLQLMERNSLAGDVPKAEAASDGKKSIFNFSLKLPKQKEKRKIGSDTPQVQERAFPAIGVLSNSSIGRSKSKQKFEVSTSDHSLNVEAAKRLGQRGQYEAKENSVAPVDCKSSVLVSQRKGKRTSKLPITEKIKDSTHVKMDLLNLPDNATDNGSEENLQIIKSYSDDSSAKALVPLPCKVLNLKDLTLIDLRAIAKKNKLTKYHKLRKHVLLELLADRLGCC; encoded by the exons AT GTTGAGTTTCTTCAGATTCATGGCTTTTGATCCAGGGGACTCGTCCCATAATCAAG TCGCACATGAAAGCAGTTACAGTATGCTAACTGCATGGCAGTGTGACTTTTATGCTGGTTATGGTTATG ATGTGATAGAAGAAGATGCTTTGAATGAGAAATCTTGTATTCAAGTGCTAAGGATGTTGAAAACAAGGGCAGACACTGAAATTGATGAACTTGAGCAAGATCTTGTATTACTTCAAAGTGAACTAGCCTGTGCTGAGCACGAAGAATGGTCTGAATTATGTTGTAATGCTTTGAGAGAAAAGATTAATTGCCTTGATATTTCattagggagtttgaggaaCACTGATGAGAGTGATATTGAGGTTCAGTTGCTAATGCATGTAGAACCCGCTGAAAGAGTACATGAAATC CCTCTGCATGCTATTGCCTTGGACTCCAGCTCAAATGTTACAGAACATGCCACTTACCTATTGGATGAGAATGAGATGTTTAGCATCATTGATTCAAATATCAGTGTAAAGGAGGAAACCAAGGAATCCAGTATTACCGAAACGTGCACTGGCTCAAATTTGTCTTTGAAACttcaagagaagaaaacaaatgatCCAGAGATAATTAAG CCTGAAAATACCAAGGCCAAAGATTCCAATGTTGATTCTTTAAGACTTGCAGCTGGCCACCACAACGGGAAGCAAATGTTGGAGAAGAATGATGTAAGAAGTTCTCAGAAGGGGGAGGCCAAAGAGCACTCTTCCACTCCCAACAACACAGCTAGTCAAGATTTGTCTTTGAAGCCTGAAAGGAAGAGGAAATATAACCCTGAAATGATTAAG CCAGCAGACACTAAAATCAAAAATTCATGTAAAGATGCTTTGCCACTTGTTGGCCAATCCAATAAGAAAATTTTGGGCGACTCTGATCTGAGAACCACAAGTGAGGAGATTGAAGAACACAATTCCACTCAAACGGTGCGTGATTCTATTTTGGGCTCATCATCCAAGCTTGAGGGAAATAGAACAGATCATGGTAAAGAGGTCAAG CCTGCAAAAACTATCGGGAAAGATTCCAGCTCTGATGCTATCAGGAATGCAGCTGGCTGCTCCCCTGGCAAATTTGAGTTGAATGTAGGTGGAAACCTGGAAGTTAGAGAAGACAATTCTAATGCTAtgcacaaaatcaaaatattaaattcatcttcaaatcctGAAAGCAAGGGAGGAAATCTTCCAAAAACAGCTAAG CCTGCAAACGCCATCGGTAAAAGCAGTAGCGCTGAGGCACTGAGGCCGGCTACTGGCCTcaatagaaggaaaaaaggcTTCGGTTCTGAATCAGGTGCTTTCAGACAGGCAGAAAGTGCAAAGTCTGATTTAGAGCTAAAACTAAGTGAATTTGCTGTGAAAATTGCACGCAGAGAGTGCATCAAAGGGTTAAAGAATGCTCCTACTGACAAGATTGAGTCTCCAGATTCATCTTCGAGGACAGAATGCGAGAGGAAAACTCCACAAAGAGTGATGGTACAAGAAACTGGTTTTATTAAAACTGGAGATCCATCAACTTCACTTTTAGATTTGAAAGATCAAAGGAGACAAGAAACAACGAAGCTGCAGCTGATGGAGAGGAACTCGCTAGCGGGAGATGTTCCTAAGGCAGAAGCTGCTAGTGATGGCAAGAagtcaatttttaatttttctttgaagctACCAAAGCAGAAGGAAAAGAGGAAGATTGGGTCAGATACACCACAGGTCCAAGAACGAGCTTTCCCTGCAATTGGAGTTCTTTCAAATTCTTCTATCGGAAGATCCAAGAGcaaacaaaaatttgaagtCAGCACCAGTGATCATTCTTTGAATGTGGAGGCCGCAAAGAGATTAGGTCAGCGAGGCCAGTACGAAGCTAAAGAGAACAGTGTTGCTCCTGTTGACTGCAAAAGTTCAGTTTTAGTGTCTCAGAGGAAAGGAAAGAGAACTTCAAAATTGCCAATCACGGAAAAGATCAAAGATTCAACTCATGTTAAGATGGACCTCTTAAATTTGCCCGATAATGCAACTGACAATGGAAGTGAGGAAAATCTTCAGATCATCAAGTCCTACTCTGATGATTCCAGTGCTAAGGCTTTGGTTCCGCTGCCTTGTAAAGTGCTGAACTTGAAGGATTTGACATTAATTGACCTGAGAGCCattgcaaagaaaaacaaattgacaAAATATCATAAGCTTCGGAAACATGTGCTGCTTGAACTATTAGCAGACCGACTGGGATGTTGCTGA
- the LOC109005257 gene encoding uncharacterized protein LOC109005257 isoform X3: protein MLSFFRFMAFDPGDSSHNQVAHESSYSMLTAWQCDFYAGYGYDVIEEDALNEKSCIQVLRMLKTRADTEIDELEQDLVLLQSELACAEHEEWSELCCNALREKINCLDISLGSLRNTDESDIEVQLLMHVEPAERVHEIVRALLINYFPENNEQPLHAIALDSSSNVTEHATYLLDENEMFSIIDSNISVKEETKESSITETCTGSNLSLKLQEKKTNDPEIIKPENTKAKDSNVDSLRLAAGHHNGKQMLEKNDVRSSQKGEAKEHSSTPNNTASQDLSLKPERKRKYNPEMIKPADTKIKNSCKDALPLVGQSNKKILGDSDLRTTSEEIEEHNSTQTVRDSILGSSSKLEGNRTDHGKEVKPAKTIGKDSSSDAIRNAAGCSPGKFELNVGGNLEVREDNSNAMHKIKILNSSSNPESKGGNLPKTAKPANAIGKSSSAEALRPATGLNRRKKGFGSESGAFRQAESAKSDLELKLSEFAVKIARRECIKGLKNAPTDKIESPDSSSRTECERKTPQRVMVQETGFIKTGDPSTSLLDLKDQRRQETTKLQLMERNSLAGDVPKAEAASDGKKSIFNFSLKLPKQKEKRKIGSDTPQVQERAFPAIGVLSNSSIGRSKSKQKFEVSTSDHSLNVEAAKRLGQRGQYEAKENSVAPVDCKSSVLVSQRKGKRTSKLPITEKIKDSTHVKMDLLNLPDNATDNGSEENLQIIKSYSDDSSAKALVPLPCKVLNLKDLTLIDLRAIAKKNKLTKYHKLRKHVLLELLADRLGCC, encoded by the exons AT GTTGAGTTTCTTCAGATTCATGGCTTTTGATCCAGGGGACTCGTCCCATAATCAAG TCGCACATGAAAGCAGTTACAGTATGCTAACTGCATGGCAGTGTGACTTTTATGCTGGTTATGGTTATG ATGTGATAGAAGAAGATGCTTTGAATGAGAAATCTTGTATTCAAGTGCTAAGGATGTTGAAAACAAGGGCAGACACTGAAATTGATGAACTTGAGCAAGATCTTGTATTACTTCAAAGTGAACTAGCCTGTGCTGAGCACGAAGAATGGTCTGAATTATGTTGTAATGCTTTGAGAGAAAAGATTAATTGCCTTGATATTTCattagggagtttgaggaaCACTGATGAGAGTGATATTGAGGTTCAGTTGCTAATGCATGTAGAACCCGCTGAAAGAGTACATGAAATCGTGAGGGCTctacttataaattattttccagaAAATAATGAGCAG CCTCTGCATGCTATTGCCTTGGACTCCAGCTCAAATGTTACAGAACATGCCACTTACCTATTGGATGAGAATGAGATGTTTAGCATCATTGATTCAAATATCAGTGTAAAGGAGGAAACCAAGGAATCCAGTATTACCGAAACGTGCACTGGCTCAAATTTGTCTTTGAAACttcaagagaagaaaacaaatgatCCAGAGATAATTAAG CCTGAAAATACCAAGGCCAAAGATTCCAATGTTGATTCTTTAAGACTTGCAGCTGGCCACCACAACGGGAAGCAAATGTTGGAGAAGAATGATGTAAGAAGTTCTCAGAAGGGGGAGGCCAAAGAGCACTCTTCCACTCCCAACAACACAGCTAGTCAAGATTTGTCTTTGAAGCCTGAAAGGAAGAGGAAATATAACCCTGAAATGATTAAG CCAGCAGACACTAAAATCAAAAATTCATGTAAAGATGCTTTGCCACTTGTTGGCCAATCCAATAAGAAAATTTTGGGCGACTCTGATCTGAGAACCACAAGTGAGGAGATTGAAGAACACAATTCCACTCAAACGGTGCGTGATTCTATTTTGGGCTCATCATCCAAGCTTGAGGGAAATAGAACAGATCATGGTAAAGAGGTCAAG CCTGCAAAAACTATCGGGAAAGATTCCAGCTCTGATGCTATCAGGAATGCAGCTGGCTGCTCCCCTGGCAAATTTGAGTTGAATGTAGGTGGAAACCTGGAAGTTAGAGAAGACAATTCTAATGCTAtgcacaaaatcaaaatattaaattcatcttcaaatcctGAAAGCAAGGGAGGAAATCTTCCAAAAACAGCTAAG CCTGCAAACGCCATCGGTAAAAGCAGTAGCGCTGAGGCACTGAGGCCGGCTACTGGCCTcaatagaaggaaaaaaggcTTCGGTTCTGAATCAGGTGCTTTCAGACAGGCAGAAAGTGCAAAGTCTGATTTAGAGCTAAAACTAAGTGAATTTGCTGTGAAAATTGCACGCAGAGAGTGCATCAAAGGGTTAAAGAATGCTCCTACTGACAAGATTGAGTCTCCAGATTCATCTTCGAGGACAGAATGCGAGAGGAAAACTCCACAAAGAGTGATGGTACAAGAAACTGGTTTTATTAAAACTGGAGATCCATCAACTTCACTTTTAGATTTGAAAGATCAAAGGAGACAAGAAACAACGAAGCTGCAGCTGATGGAGAGGAACTCGCTAGCGGGAGATGTTCCTAAGGCAGAAGCTGCTAGTGATGGCAAGAagtcaatttttaatttttctttgaagctACCAAAGCAGAAGGAAAAGAGGAAGATTGGGTCAGATACACCACAGGTCCAAGAACGAGCTTTCCCTGCAATTGGAGTTCTTTCAAATTCTTCTATCGGAAGATCCAAGAGcaaacaaaaatttgaagtCAGCACCAGTGATCATTCTTTGAATGTGGAGGCCGCAAAGAGATTAGGTCAGCGAGGCCAGTACGAAGCTAAAGAGAACAGTGTTGCTCCTGTTGACTGCAAAAGTTCAGTTTTAGTGTCTCAGAGGAAAGGAAAGAGAACTTCAAAATTGCCAATCACGGAAAAGATCAAAGATTCAACTCATGTTAAGATGGACCTCTTAAATTTGCCCGATAATGCAACTGACAATGGAAGTGAGGAAAATCTTCAGATCATCAAGTCCTACTCTGATGATTCCAGTGCTAAGGCTTTGGTTCCGCTGCCTTGTAAAGTGCTGAACTTGAAGGATTTGACATTAATTGACCTGAGAGCCattgcaaagaaaaacaaattgacaAAATATCATAAGCTTCGGAAACATGTGCTGCTTGAACTATTAGCAGACCGACTGGGATGTTGCTGA